The window GCCGACCACGGCGCTCGACGTGACAACGCAGATCGACGTGCTGGCGGCGATCAAGGACGCTATCCGCGACACGCATGTGGCGGCCCTCTATATCACCCACGACCTTGCCGTCGTCGCGCAGGTGGCGGACGAGATCATGGTGCTGCGCCACGGCCGGCTGGTCGAATGGGGCGGCACCCGTCAGATCATCAAGGAACCGCGCCAGGAATACACCAACGCGCTGGTGTCGGTGCATGAGATCGAGCACCAGGAGCAGAAGCCCGGCAACGCGCCATTCCTGTCGGTCAAGAATGTCACCGCCGCTTATGGCGGCGGCCACATCAAGGTGCTGAAGAACGTCTCGGTCGATATATACCCGGCTCAGACGCTGGCCGTGGTCGGCGAGTCCGGCTCCGGCAAATCGACGCTGGCGCGCGCCATCACCGGCCTGCTGCCGCCCGAACAGGGCACGGTGACCTTCGACGGGCGGCCGCTGGCCAACCGGCTTGCGGACCGGCCGAAGGAGGATCTGCGCCAGCTGCAGATGATCTACCAGATGGCCGATGTGGCGATGAACCCGCGCCAGACGGTGGGCACCATCATCGGCCGGCCGCTGGAGTTCTATTTCGGCATGAAGGGCCGCGAGCGCGACAGGCGTGTCGCCGAACTGCTCGACGAGATCGAGATGGGCAAGGGCTTCATCGACCGCTATCCGGCCGAGCTGTCGGGCGGCCAGAAGCAGCGCGTCTGCATCGCCCGCTCGCTCGCCGCCAAGCCGAAGCTGATCATCTGCGACGAGGTGACCTCGGCGCTCGATCCGCTGGTGGCCCACGGCATCCTCAAGCTGCTCTTGAACCTGCAGCAGCACGAGAAGGTCGCTTATCTGTTCATCACCCATGATCTCGCGGCGGTGAAGTCGATCGCCGATTCGATCGCGGTGATGTATCGCGGCGAGGTGGTGCGCTATGGCGCCAAGAGCAAGGTGCTGACGCCGCCCTTCGACGCCTACACCGACCTTCTGCTGTCGTCGGTTCCCGAAATGGAGATCGGCTGGCTGGAGAAGGCGATCAAGGGCCGGCGCATGGCAAGCGCCGGCAATTAGGACGCCTCTTTCCCGCGCATTTGGGACCTGGCCGTGGCCTCCCCGACGCCGTCTCCTTCTGCAGAACCCTATGGAGCCGCTCGTGGCGCTCAAATCCAAACTGCTGCTCATCATCCTCGACGGCGTGCCTTACCGGAACTGGCGCCGGCTGATGGGCAATCTCGAGGGCTGGGTGCAGTCCGGCGAGGCGCAGGTCTGGAAAATGCGCTCGGTGCTGCCATCGACCTCGGCCTGCTGCTACGCCTCGATCCACACCGGCGTCTCGCCGCAGGTGCATGGCATTCTTTCCAACGAGAACCGGTTTCGGGCCGAGCAGCCGGACATCTTCTCGGAGATCAGCAAGGCCGGCGGCAAGACCGGCGCGGTTACCCATTCCTACTGGTCGGAATTCTTCCGCAGCTTCCTGTTCGACGTGGTCGAGGACATGGAGTTCGACGAGCCGGACGGGCCGATTACGCATGGCCGCTTCCACACCATGACCGGATACAATGCCAGGAACCAGATGACGCCGAGCGACGTCGACCTGTTCGCGACGCTGACCATGCTGACCAGGCGCCACAGCATCGACTACGGCATCCTGCATACCTGCACGCTGGATTCGATGGGCCACCGCTTCGGCCACGACTGCATCGAGATGGACCATGCCTGCTACGCCATGGACGGGATGCTCGCCGCCTTCCTGCCGGGCTGGCGGCAAGCCGGATACGAAGTGATCGTCACCGCCGATCACGGCCAGACGAACCGCGGCCATCACGGCGGACATGACGATGAGATGCAGGATTTTGCGCTCTATTATTTCGGACAAGGCGACGGCCCCGAGGCCGATACGCTGCTCGACCAGCTGCAGCTGGCGCCGACGGTGCTGAGCCGGCTTGGCGTGCCCATCCCCGCGACGATGACGGCGAAGTCGTTCCTGGGGTGATCGGCGCGCCTCTGGCAACCGCCGCGCTCTTCGGTTAGCCTCCACAAATTCCTTGGCGGAGGATGAACCTTTTTGGACCGTTCAGCGACTGAACAGGCAGGAGCCAGGCGGCTCGACCGGCGATGACCGCGGCGACGGAAACTGACCGCGCGCTTGTCGACCGGGTCGCGAAGGGCGACCGGGCCGCCGTGCGGCTCCTGTTCATGCGTCACCACGCGCGGATCTACCGCTTCGTGGCGCGCCAGACGGGATCGGAAATGATGGCCGACGATATCGCGAACGAGGTCTTTCTGGAGCTGTGGCGGCAGGCGCCCGGCTTCGAGGGACGCTCGGAAGTCTCGACATGGCTGCTCGGCATCGCCCGTTTCAAGGCGCTGTCGATGCTGCGCAAGAAGAAGGAAGACTGGATCGACGACGACGATGCGGCGCAAGTTCCCGACGGCGCCGACACGCCGGAAGTCGTCACCATGAAGGAAGACAAGGCCGCCGCCTTGCGCCGCATGATCAACGCCTTGCCGGAAGAGCACCGCACGGTGATCG is drawn from Mesorhizobium sp. B1-1-8 and contains these coding sequences:
- a CDS encoding alkaline phosphatase family protein encodes the protein MALKSKLLLIILDGVPYRNWRRLMGNLEGWVQSGEAQVWKMRSVLPSTSACCYASIHTGVSPQVHGILSNENRFRAEQPDIFSEISKAGGKTGAVTHSYWSEFFRSFLFDVVEDMEFDEPDGPITHGRFHTMTGYNARNQMTPSDVDLFATLTMLTRRHSIDYGILHTCTLDSMGHRFGHDCIEMDHACYAMDGMLAAFLPGWRQAGYEVIVTADHGQTNRGHHGGHDDEMQDFALYYFGQGDGPEADTLLDQLQLAPTVLSRLGVPIPATMTAKSFLG
- a CDS encoding sigma-70 family RNA polymerase sigma factor; this translates as MTAATETDRALVDRVAKGDRAAVRLLFMRHHARIYRFVARQTGSEMMADDIANEVFLELWRQAPGFEGRSEVSTWLLGIARFKALSMLRKKKEDWIDDDDAAQVPDGADTPEVVTMKEDKAAALRRMINALPEEHRTVIDLAYYHGQSVTEIGEVLDIPVATVKTRMFYARKKLGEALKAAGYDRGWP
- a CDS encoding ABC transporter ATP-binding protein is translated as MADTKANSGLLLDIRNLRIEATVYPPGEAPKTITLVHDVSLTLEKGKVLGLIGESGAGKSTIGLSSMGYGRGGVRITGGEVILNGRDILKGGKEGFRKLRGREVCYVAQSAAAAFNPAHRLMDQVVEATLLHGTATRAEAEKRAVALFKKLSLPNPETIGERFPHQVSGGQLQRVMTAMALCSEPDLIVFDEPTTALDVTTQIDVLAAIKDAIRDTHVAALYITHDLAVVAQVADEIMVLRHGRLVEWGGTRQIIKEPRQEYTNALVSVHEIEHQEQKPGNAPFLSVKNVTAAYGGGHIKVLKNVSVDIYPAQTLAVVGESGSGKSTLARAITGLLPPEQGTVTFDGRPLANRLADRPKEDLRQLQMIYQMADVAMNPRQTVGTIIGRPLEFYFGMKGRERDRRVAELLDEIEMGKGFIDRYPAELSGGQKQRVCIARSLAAKPKLIICDEVTSALDPLVAHGILKLLLNLQQHEKVAYLFITHDLAAVKSIADSIAVMYRGEVVRYGAKSKVLTPPFDAYTDLLLSSVPEMEIGWLEKAIKGRRMASAGN